In Acidaminococcus fermentans DSM 20731, one genomic interval encodes:
- the speB gene encoding agmatinase, whose protein sequence is MLKNNVETFLACDAPYEDAKIVLFGAPFDSTTSFRPGTRFGSSAIRHESFGLETYSPYQDKDLEEYAVFDSGDLELCFGSSEMALQDIEERTATILQDGKLPFMVGGEHLVTLGAFRAVLKKYPDVQIIHFDAHTDLRDDYLGVKLSHACVIRRCHDLIGDGKIHQFCIRSGEKAEWQFARQHTDLHPFSFGGLEQLVRNLEKSQVPVYFTIDLDCLDPSVFPGTGTPEAGGVTFMALLNALRLVARTNVVAADVNELAPMLDASGASTAVACKVVRELLLALL, encoded by the coding sequence ATGCTGAAAAATAACGTGGAAACCTTCCTGGCCTGTGATGCTCCCTATGAGGACGCCAAAATCGTCCTGTTCGGGGCGCCCTTTGATTCCACCACCAGCTTCCGGCCCGGGACCCGGTTCGGGTCTTCTGCCATCCGCCACGAAAGCTTCGGGCTGGAAACTTACAGCCCCTACCAGGACAAGGATCTGGAAGAGTACGCCGTTTTTGACAGCGGGGATCTGGAACTGTGCTTCGGCAGTTCGGAAATGGCCCTCCAGGACATTGAGGAACGGACGGCCACCATCCTCCAGGACGGGAAACTGCCTTTCATGGTGGGGGGCGAGCACCTGGTGACCCTGGGGGCTTTCCGGGCAGTGCTGAAAAAGTACCCGGATGTCCAGATCATCCACTTCGATGCCCACACGGACCTGCGGGACGATTACCTGGGGGTCAAACTGAGCCATGCCTGCGTAATCCGCCGGTGCCACGACCTGATCGGGGACGGAAAGATCCATCAGTTCTGCATCCGCAGCGGGGAAAAGGCGGAATGGCAGTTCGCCCGGCAGCACACGGACCTGCATCCCTTCAGCTTCGGAGGGCTGGAACAGCTGGTCCGGAATCTGGAAAAGAGTCAGGTTCCGGTGTACTTCACCATCGACCTGGACTGCCTGGATCCTTCGGTGTTCCCGGGGACCGGTACCCCGGAAGCCGGGGGCGTCACCTTCATGGCGCTGCTGAACGCCCTGCGGCTGGTGGCCCGGACAAATGTGGTGGCCGCCGACGTGAACGAACTGGCACCCATGCTGGATGCCAGCGGCGCCTCCACCGCCGTGGCCTGCAAAGTGGTCCGGGAACTGCTGCTGGCGCTGTTGTAA
- the speE gene encoding polyamine aminopropyltransferase, with amino-acid sequence MEMWFSEFHTPDVKHSLRVNRHLFSKQSDFQRIDIFETPEFGRVLTLDGNVMLTERDEFIYDEMMTHVPMAVHKGIKDILVIGAGDGGVVRELTRYDRVEKIDLVEMDPMVVEACRNYLPGNACRMDDRRVHIYFENALKFIRHRENSYDLIIVDSVDPFGPSEGFFTREFYGSCYNALREDGIMVNQQGSPFYKEDAIAMQRSHQRIVSTFPISKVYQAHIPTYAAGYWTFGFASKKYHPINDLDAPAWEALNMHTRYYTTRLHVGAFWLPAFLEEMLKEVETEEGCQNAEK; translated from the coding sequence ATGGAAATGTGGTTCAGCGAATTCCATACACCGGATGTGAAACACAGCCTCCGGGTGAACCGTCACCTGTTCTCCAAACAGAGTGACTTCCAGCGGATCGATATTTTCGAAACGCCGGAATTCGGCCGGGTCCTGACACTGGACGGCAATGTGATGCTGACGGAACGGGACGAATTCATTTACGACGAAATGATGACCCATGTACCCATGGCGGTCCACAAGGGCATCAAGGACATCCTGGTGATCGGCGCCGGGGACGGGGGCGTGGTCCGGGAACTGACCCGGTACGACCGGGTGGAGAAAATCGATCTGGTGGAAATGGACCCCATGGTGGTGGAAGCCTGCCGGAACTATCTGCCCGGGAACGCCTGCCGGATGGATGACCGGCGGGTGCACATCTATTTTGAAAATGCCCTGAAATTCATCCGCCACCGGGAAAATTCCTATGACCTGATCATTGTGGATTCCGTGGATCCTTTCGGTCCTTCCGAAGGGTTCTTTACCCGGGAATTCTACGGCAGCTGCTACAACGCCCTCCGGGAAGACGGGATCATGGTGAACCAGCAGGGGAGCCCCTTCTACAAGGAAGACGCCATCGCCATGCAGCGGAGCCACCAGCGGATCGTCAGTACCTTCCCCATCAGCAAGGTGTACCAGGCCCATATCCCCACCTATGCGGCGGGCTACTGGACCTTCGGCTTCGCCAGCAAAAAGTACCATCCCATCAACGACCTGGATGCTCCGGCCTGGGAAGCCCTGAACATGCACACCCGGTACTACACCACCCGGCTCCATGTGGGAGCCTTCTGGCTGCCGGCCTTCCTGGAGGAGATGCTGAAGGAAGTGGAAACGGAAGAAGGGTGCCAAAATGCTGAAAAATAA
- a CDS encoding aminotransferase class I/II-fold pyridoxal phosphate-dependent enzyme → MEKQYRLKQDRAPIYEALERFRKMRVVPFDVPGHKRGRGNPELTDFLGEKCVGVDVNSMKPLDNLCHPVSVIREAEQLAADAFGASQAFLMVGGTTSAVQSMILSACKRGDKIILPRNVHKSMINALVLCGAIPVYVNPDVDKRLGISLGMKRDAVAKAIRENPDAVAVVVNNPTYYGVCSDLRAIVKMAHDAGMLCLADEAHGTHFYFGSGLPVSAMAAGADMAAISMHKSGGSLTQSSFLLTGPKVHAGYVRQIINLTQTTSGSYLLMSSLDISRRRLALHGREIFHKVVDMAEYARQEINNIGGYYAFGRELMNGDSVFDFDNTKLSIHTLDIGLAGIEVYDILRDDYDIQIEFGDIGNILAYLSMGDRIQDLERLVSALAEIRRRYQKDPTGMLTQEYVEPVVVTSPQEAFYADKISLPLEQCEGRVCSEFVMCYPPGIPLLAPGEKITKTVLEHIRYAKEKGCSMTGSEDPELKHLNVLA, encoded by the coding sequence TTGGAAAAACAATATCGGTTGAAGCAGGATCGGGCCCCCATCTATGAGGCCCTGGAACGGTTCCGGAAGATGCGGGTGGTGCCCTTTGACGTGCCCGGCCACAAACGGGGCCGGGGAAATCCGGAACTGACGGATTTTCTGGGAGAAAAATGCGTGGGGGTGGATGTAAACAGCATGAAGCCCCTGGACAACCTGTGCCATCCGGTGTCGGTGATCCGGGAGGCGGAACAGCTGGCCGCCGACGCCTTTGGGGCCAGCCAGGCTTTCCTGATGGTGGGGGGGACCACCAGCGCTGTCCAGTCCATGATCCTGTCCGCCTGCAAACGGGGGGACAAGATCATCCTGCCCCGGAATGTCCACAAAAGCATGATCAACGCCCTGGTGCTCTGCGGGGCCATCCCGGTGTACGTGAACCCGGATGTGGACAAGCGGCTGGGAATCAGCCTGGGGATGAAACGGGATGCAGTGGCCAAGGCCATCCGGGAAAATCCGGACGCGGTGGCGGTGGTGGTGAACAACCCCACCTATTACGGGGTGTGCAGCGATCTCCGGGCCATTGTGAAAATGGCCCATGACGCGGGGATGCTGTGCCTGGCGGATGAAGCCCACGGCACCCACTTCTACTTCGGCAGCGGCCTGCCCGTATCCGCCATGGCCGCCGGCGCCGACATGGCCGCCATCTCCATGCACAAAAGCGGGGGCAGCCTGACCCAGTCCAGCTTCCTGCTCACCGGGCCCAAGGTCCACGCCGGGTATGTGCGGCAGATCATCAACCTGACCCAGACCACCTCCGGCAGCTACCTGCTGATGTCCAGCCTGGACATCAGCCGCCGGCGGCTGGCCCTCCACGGCCGGGAGATCTTCCACAAAGTGGTGGATATGGCGGAATACGCCCGGCAGGAAATCAACAACATCGGGGGCTACTACGCCTTCGGCCGGGAACTGATGAACGGGGATTCCGTCTTTGATTTCGACAACACAAAACTGAGCATCCACACCCTGGACATCGGCCTGGCCGGCATCGAAGTGTACGACATCCTCCGGGATGACTACGACATCCAGATCGAGTTCGGGGATATCGGCAACATCCTGGCCTACCTGTCCATGGGGGACCGGATCCAGGATCTGGAACGGCTGGTCAGCGCCCTGGCGGAAATCCGCCGCCGGTACCAGAAGGATCCCACCGGCATGCTTACCCAGGAATATGTGGAACCGGTGGTGGTCACCAGTCCCCAGGAAGCCTTCTATGCGGACAAGATCAGCCTGCCCCTGGAGCAGTGCGAAGGCCGGGTGTGCAGCGAATTCGTCATGTGCTATCCGCCGGGGATCCCGCTGCTGGCACCGGGCGAAAAAATCACCAAAACCGTACTGGAACATATCCGGTACGCCAAAGAAAAGGGCTGCAGCATGACCGGTTCAGAAGATCCGGAACTGAAGCACCTGAATGTACTGGCATAA
- a CDS encoding [Fe-Fe] hydrogenase large subunit C-terminal domain-containing protein: protein MEESKAKNLTLDELYHKMLKRAAEGKNVEDIENADPKMIECLAHPEDTSLVWRVKPCTCSEDKQADCVKVCQWDAMHPSADGVQIDPDKCVGCQACVDACKLESLKTKKDIIPVVEELKKGDTPIYALVAPAFSGQFGPEVTAGKLRTALKLLGFSGMLEVAVFADILTLKEALEFDKNVNKEGDFQLTSCCCPMWIAMIRRLYHQLMPNVPGSVSPMIAGGRTVKVLHPEAKTVFIGPCMAKKAEIKEPDLKGAIDYVLTYEELRDLFSTTKLDLASLEEDNVPHASKAGIRYAYAGGVAAAVDATVKKLNPHRKIEMKIRRADSVPECRAMIDNILKGNHEGNFFEGMGCKGGCVGGPKALVNREEGKKNVQAYSDEAQYNTPAENPYVIELLKKLGFATVEEFLAKSDLYDRKFD, encoded by the coding sequence ATGGAAGAAAGCAAAGCGAAGAACCTGACTCTGGATGAACTGTATCACAAGATGCTGAAGCGGGCGGCGGAAGGGAAGAATGTGGAAGACATCGAAAACGCCGATCCCAAGATGATCGAATGTCTGGCCCATCCGGAAGACACCAGCCTGGTGTGGCGGGTGAAACCCTGCACCTGTTCTGAAGACAAACAGGCGGACTGCGTGAAGGTGTGTCAGTGGGATGCCATGCACCCCAGCGCTGACGGGGTCCAGATCGATCCGGACAAATGCGTGGGCTGCCAGGCCTGTGTGGATGCCTGCAAACTGGAATCCCTGAAGACCAAGAAGGACATCATCCCGGTGGTGGAAGAACTGAAGAAGGGGGATACCCCCATCTACGCCCTGGTGGCACCGGCTTTTTCCGGCCAGTTCGGTCCGGAAGTCACTGCCGGCAAGCTGCGGACGGCCCTGAAGCTGCTGGGCTTTTCCGGGATGCTGGAAGTGGCGGTGTTCGCCGATATCCTGACGTTGAAGGAAGCCCTTGAATTTGACAAGAACGTCAACAAGGAAGGGGACTTCCAGCTGACCAGCTGCTGCTGCCCCATGTGGATCGCCATGATCCGCCGGCTGTACCATCAGCTGATGCCCAATGTTCCCGGTTCCGTATCTCCCATGATCGCCGGGGGCCGGACGGTAAAAGTGCTCCATCCGGAAGCCAAGACCGTGTTCATCGGGCCCTGCATGGCCAAGAAGGCGGAAATCAAGGAACCGGATCTGAAGGGTGCCATCGACTACGTGCTCACCTATGAAGAACTCCGGGATCTGTTCTCCACCACCAAACTGGATCTGGCTTCCCTGGAAGAGGACAATGTGCCCCACGCTTCCAAGGCCGGGATCCGCTACGCCTATGCCGGCGGGGTGGCGGCGGCTGTGGATGCCACGGTGAAGAAGCTGAATCCCCACCGGAAGATCGAAATGAAGATCCGCCGGGCGGACAGCGTGCCGGAATGCCGGGCCATGATCGACAACATCCTGAAGGGGAACCATGAAGGGAACTTCTTCGAAGGCATGGGCTGCAAGGGCGGCTGCGTAGGCGGCCCCAAGGCCCTGGTGAACCGGGAGGAAGGCAAGAAGAACGTACAGGCCTACAGCGATGAGGCCCAGTACAACACCCCGGCGGAAAATCCCTACGTGATCGAGCTGCTGAAAAAGCTGGGCTTCGCTACGGTGGAGGAATTCCTGGCCAAGAGTGATCTGTACGACCGGAAGTTTGATTAA